The following are from one region of the Cataglyphis hispanica isolate Lineage 1 chromosome 16, ULB_Chis1_1.0, whole genome shotgun sequence genome:
- the LOC126855369 gene encoding uncharacterized protein LOC126855369, whose amino-acid sequence MRAAIQCCVFFALLMIASAVPASPSKGGRPDDPVKGKKTTPITPIKNASAITATTAVSRPITGNATLPYTIRNATLHSSSPSSTTATATATSATTMLKLPTISPAAIATTSTTMTTSSSMSSTASLATISGDPQNPSSSPAFTETSPRIISPTQHTAATVLSLRKSAVSAVADVTTTVPLTSAKETRESAGKIRPQIKLTTNYTSETGVRLPEGASAALAKPTKYHYYPHNQHIYLLPECAVQQVCNAVYVRLNFTQPLCACPGRYRDPCSASLDSDDLHTTELVTDPRTKALTLVKTCEPVAEMRECRASRDWSLLALQNVRTGKSHYLVICRCPDTNILEGPMSHDQPTYASVPGIRVYGMMCVQGNRRGRPLRYSRSISSYVENEEKPRFPWHKVRQLLTTPSLWE is encoded by the exons ATGCGGGCCGCCATTCAATGTTGCGTTTTCTTCGCACTGCTAATGATAGCGTCGGCCGTGCCGGCATCGCCATCGAAGGGTGGTCGTCCCGATGATCCggttaaaggaaaaaaaaccaCGCCGATCACACCTATTAAGAATGCTTCGGCGATCACGGCCACGACGGCAGTCTCGAGACCGATTACAGGCAACGCCACGCTACCGTACACTATAAGGAACGCGACGTTACATTCATCGTCGCCTTCTTCGACAACGGCAACGGCGACAGCCACATCCGCCACGACGATGCTTAAACTGCCGACGATTTCACCAGCGGCAATCGCAACGACATCGACAACGATGACGACAAGCTCGTCGATGTCGTCCACGGCGAGCCTCGCGACCATCTCCGGTGACCCGCAGAATCCAAGCTCGAGTCCCGCCTTCACCGAAACATCGCCGAGAATAATCTCGCCTACTCAGCACACCGCGGCCACGGTGTTGTCGTTGAGAAAATCAGCAGTCTCCGCTGTCGCCGATGTCACGACTACCGTGCCTCTAACATCGGCCAAGGAAACGCGAGAGTCAGCCGGCAAGATTAGACCGCAAATCAAGCTGACGACAAATTACACGAGCGAG acagGGGTACGACTACCGGAAGGAGCGAGCGCGGCGCTCGCAAAACCGACCAAGTATCACTACTATCCGCACAATCAGCATATCTACCTATTGCCGGAATGCGCGGTCCAGCAAGTGTGCAACGCCGTTTACGTTAGATTAAACTTTACGCAACCGCTGTGCGCCTGTCCCGGAAGATACCGTGATCCATGCAGCGCGTCCTTGGACAGCGACGACTTGCACACGACCGAGCTGGTGACTGATCCACGAACCAAG GCCTTGACCTTAGTAAAAACATGCGAGCCGGTTGCCGAGATGCGAGAGTGCAGAGCGTCGAGAGACTGGTCTCTATTGGCGCTGCAGAATGTGCGTACGGGAAAATCCCATTATCTCGTGATATGCCGATGTCCCGATACAAACATTCTCG AAGGACCTATGAGTCACGATCAACCGACTTATGCTAGCGTTCCGGGCATTCGAGTATATGGGATGATGTGCGTGCAGGGGAACAGAAGAGGACGACCATTACGATATTCGCGCAGCATTTCAA GTTACGTAGAGAACGAAGAGAAACCACGTTTCCCTTGGCATAAAGTGCGACAGCTGTTGACAACACCGTCTCTGTGGGAATAG
- the LOC126855370 gene encoding branched-chain-amino-acid aminotransferase, cytosolic isoform X1: MVLRRKILSFGNFVNQLQQNIKWSSSLRTKDKNSVQPQRSFKYTDLSVHLAGPDQLNSKPDVKELLFGKYFTDHMLKIHYYENLNGWQAPKIMPFGNITLHPAAKVLHYAIELFEGMKAYRGVDGKIRLFRPELNMERMNNSAARIGLPSFSGEELIKCISRLISIDQEWVPHSTASSLYIRPTFIGIDPTLGVVVSDAALLYVIMSPVGSYFNHSETKQQGISLLADPRYTRAWPGGCGNSKLGSNYGPTIHVQQEANEKGLHQVLWLYGENHELTEIGSMNIFIVYINDNGERELLTPPLNGLILPGVVRNSLLSITRQWNQFRVSERSITMKEIIRLLSENRLLEIFGAGTAGIISPVSRIEFLGQELYIPTLNQSEPIYQMLRKHLLDIQYGVIPEHPWCLIVE; the protein is encoded by the exons ATGGTTCTGCGGCGCAAA attttatccTTTGGAAATTTTGTTAATCAACTGCAACAGAATATAAAGTGGAGCTCTTCTTTAAGAACTAAAGACAAAAATTCTGTACAACCACAGCGTTCTTTCaag TATACAGATTTATCAGTCCATCTTGCTGGCCCAGatcaattaaattctaaaccTGATGTTAAAGAACTTTTATTTGGCAAATATTTTACCGATCACATgcttaaaatacattattacgaAAACTTGAATGGTTGGCAAGCGCCAAAAATTATGCCTTTTGGAAACATAACTCTTCATCCAGCTGCAAAAGTACTTCATTATGCCATAGaa TTGTTTGAAGGTATGAAAGCTTACAGAGGTGTTGATGGCAAAATAAGATTGTTTAGACCAGAGCTAAATATGGAGAGAATGAACAATTCGGCAGCGAGAATTGGTCTGCCTTCTTTCAGTGgtgaagaattaattaagtgCATTAGCAGATTGATTAGTATAGATCAAGAATGGGTACCACATTCTACCGCCTCTAGTCTTTACATTCGTCCTACGTTTATAGGTATTGAT CCTACACTTGGAGTTGTAGTTTCGGACGCGGCTTTACTGTATGTTATTATGTCTCCCGTCGGATCTTACTTTAACCACTCTGAAACAAAGCAGCAAGGGATTTCCCTGCTTGCAGATCCTAGGTATACAAGAGCATGGCCGGGCGGTTGCGGCAACTCTAAATTAGGCAGCAATTACGGACCTACGATTCATGTGCAACAGGAAGCAAATGAAAAAGGCTTACACCAAGTACTTTGGCTATATGGAGAAAATCATGAACTAACAGAAATCGGCTCTATGAATATTTTCATAGTTTACATAAATGATAACGGAG aAAGAGAATTGCTCACACCGCCCTTAAATGGCTTAATCTTACCCGGAGTTGTGAGAAACTCACTTCTAAGTATAACAAGGCAATGGAACCAATTTAGAGTTTCGGAGAGATCCATCACcatgaaagaaattatacgATTACTTTCAGAGAACAGA ctGTTGGAAATTTTTGGAGCAGGCACAGCAGGCATAATCAGTCCCGTATCTCGTATTGAATTTCTGGGACAAGAGTTGTATATACCGACGTTGAATCAATCCGAACCAATTTATCAAATGCTCAGAAAACATTTACTGGATATACAGTACGGTGTTATACCTGAACATCCATGGTGTTTAATCGTCGAATAA
- the LOC126855370 gene encoding branched-chain-amino-acid aminotransferase, cytosolic isoform X2 → MVLRRKILSFGNFVNQLQQNIKWSSSLRTKDKNSVQPQRSFKYTDLSVHLAGPDQLNSKPDVKELLFGKYFTDHMLKIHYYENLNGWQAPKIMPFGNITLHPAAKLFEGMKAYRGVDGKIRLFRPELNMERMNNSAARIGLPSFSGEELIKCISRLISIDQEWVPHSTASSLYIRPTFIGIDPTLGVVVSDAALLYVIMSPVGSYFNHSETKQQGISLLADPRYTRAWPGGCGNSKLGSNYGPTIHVQQEANEKGLHQVLWLYGENHELTEIGSMNIFIVYINDNGERELLTPPLNGLILPGVVRNSLLSITRQWNQFRVSERSITMKEIIRLLSENRLLEIFGAGTAGIISPVSRIEFLGQELYIPTLNQSEPIYQMLRKHLLDIQYGVIPEHPWCLIVE, encoded by the exons ATGGTTCTGCGGCGCAAA attttatccTTTGGAAATTTTGTTAATCAACTGCAACAGAATATAAAGTGGAGCTCTTCTTTAAGAACTAAAGACAAAAATTCTGTACAACCACAGCGTTCTTTCaag TATACAGATTTATCAGTCCATCTTGCTGGCCCAGatcaattaaattctaaaccTGATGTTAAAGAACTTTTATTTGGCAAATATTTTACCGATCACATgcttaaaatacattattacgaAAACTTGAATGGTTGGCAAGCGCCAAAAATTATGCCTTTTGGAAACATAACTCTTCATCCAGCTGCAAAA TTGTTTGAAGGTATGAAAGCTTACAGAGGTGTTGATGGCAAAATAAGATTGTTTAGACCAGAGCTAAATATGGAGAGAATGAACAATTCGGCAGCGAGAATTGGTCTGCCTTCTTTCAGTGgtgaagaattaattaagtgCATTAGCAGATTGATTAGTATAGATCAAGAATGGGTACCACATTCTACCGCCTCTAGTCTTTACATTCGTCCTACGTTTATAGGTATTGAT CCTACACTTGGAGTTGTAGTTTCGGACGCGGCTTTACTGTATGTTATTATGTCTCCCGTCGGATCTTACTTTAACCACTCTGAAACAAAGCAGCAAGGGATTTCCCTGCTTGCAGATCCTAGGTATACAAGAGCATGGCCGGGCGGTTGCGGCAACTCTAAATTAGGCAGCAATTACGGACCTACGATTCATGTGCAACAGGAAGCAAATGAAAAAGGCTTACACCAAGTACTTTGGCTATATGGAGAAAATCATGAACTAACAGAAATCGGCTCTATGAATATTTTCATAGTTTACATAAATGATAACGGAG aAAGAGAATTGCTCACACCGCCCTTAAATGGCTTAATCTTACCCGGAGTTGTGAGAAACTCACTTCTAAGTATAACAAGGCAATGGAACCAATTTAGAGTTTCGGAGAGATCCATCACcatgaaagaaattatacgATTACTTTCAGAGAACAGA ctGTTGGAAATTTTTGGAGCAGGCACAGCAGGCATAATCAGTCCCGTATCTCGTATTGAATTTCTGGGACAAGAGTTGTATATACCGACGTTGAATCAATCCGAACCAATTTATCAAATGCTCAGAAAACATTTACTGGATATACAGTACGGTGTTATACCTGAACATCCATGGTGTTTAATCGTCGAATAA